The genomic window GTGTCGTGGTTTGCTCGTCGCTCATCCGGTTGCCTCGGGCTTTAAATGTTGCCACAACAAAGTCAATATCTGAAGGACGGAAGAGGTCAAGCGTTCAGCGCCCACGTGATCCGGTTACACACAGAAAACGTTCGGTCATAGCTCTCTACGGATATTATCACCTCCATGTTTGTTTGCCAGATTATTCAAGAATTATTGTGAAACATATCTTTTAACTCACAAACGGCCAAATGCATGTTTAAAGCAATAACTTTACTGACCAATAAAAATCCAGCTAATGATTCCTATTATTAAAGTCACCGCCGGGGTCTTAATGTTCCTGCTTTGTGTGAGTCCGTTTCCTTCATCTGAGATTCTAATGGCCAGATCGTCTCTGGTTCACCGTCCATTGGACTCAGTGAAGCCTTTGAGGACGTCCGGTTccctttcatcttgtcccgtcCATCGGACTCAGTGAAGCCTTTGAGGACGTCCGGTTccctttcatcttgtcccgtgGTCTTTGAGCTCCCCTCTCTGGTTTAACGTCTGGCGAGGACGTCCGGTTccctttcatcttgtcccgtcCATCGGACTCAGTGAAGCCTTTGAGGACGTCCGGTTccctttcatcttgtcccgtgGTCTTTGAGCTCCCCTCTCTGGTTTAACGTCTGGCGAGGACGTCCGGTTccctttcatcttgtcccgtcCATCGGACTCAGTGAAGCCTTTGAGGACGTCCGGTTccctttcatcttgtcccgtgGTCTTTGAGCTCCCCTCTCTGGTTTAACGTCTGGCGAGGACGTCCGGTTccctttcatcttgtcccgtcCATCGGACTCAGTGAAGCCTTTGAGGACGTCCGGTTccctttcatcttgtcccgtgGTGTTTTACTAGGTCGTCGGCGCTGCTGGAGGCTGACCCTGAGCGGACGCCATGGTGCTGAAGGTCTTCTTCCCTCAGTGCTGCAACAGGGCGGACAGCGGCCTGCTGGTCGGCCGCTGGATCCCCGCCCATGACTCGGCGGTGGTGTTGGCCGTCATCCATTACCCGTTCATCCCCGGACAGGTCAAGCAGTACATCCAACAGGTCTCTGCATCTGCATTTCTCTTGGTCTCTGTGAGTCCTGATTGATCGACGtcttcatcagctcctcctcctcctccgaacATCCAGATGCAGGCCCGGAGCCTGGTGGAGCTCTCGGTTCTGGGCTCCTGGAGTTTACCCAAAGAGGACCAGGAGGGCATGGAGAGCTTCCTGCGGGACCTCAGCACCGTCTTCCCGCAGCAGCGCTGGCTGCAGGTCAGGCGTGAGGTGGGAAAGATGGGATTCACCTGCCAGGTCCTGGACCAGGATCAGAGTGAGACCCGCCCCCTGACTCGGGCAGCTTCTCCGGAGCCTGTTTCACGCGGCGCATCGGAGTCGGGCCGGATTTCAAGCGTTTTGCTTCAGTTTCCCTTTTTTAACCCGTCAAGAACATGAATTTACCTTTCAGACGGAAGAGCGGATCGGCAGCAGACTGAGGAAAAGAACAAGCGGCTTGAGGTGGcaggcgaggaagacgaggaggagaaggtgaTCTTCATCCACTACGAGCAGAGGAAGGTCATGCTGTCACAACTCCACCCCGTCGAGGTTCCTGATGCTGAAGCCGGTCCCTCCTCCGAGCTGAGACAGGTACGAGAGGGACTTTGGTTCCGTCCACTCCACGAGGCACCAGGGTTCAGTCCCGGAGTGAACAGAACCCGAACCCGACCCGCTCTGGTCCAGGTGTTCCAGACGGTGGCCCGCAGCCGGCCTCTGTTCGTCCTGGACAAGTACGACGACGGGCCCCTGAAGTCGACCCACTGGCAGTCGGAGGGTCGGGAGGCCAGCATCATcgtggagctgctgaagcaGGCCTCCGTCCCGCTCTGCCTGCTCCTCAGCTGGCTGCTCTCCGTGTGGACCTGGATCCGGAAGGTCCGGTGAGACACGTTCCACCTGTTCCCACTCAGTTCTAGGAAGAACCTCTCAGGCCTTCGGCGCCATCTCCAAAGACGCTGAAAGATTCGCTGGATTTTAATGCtgctgacggacggacggagggaCGGGCGGAGGGACGGCGCCCTAACCTCATTGGACGGCATTAAGAGGCTCGGTTTAGCAGGCCGATGTCCCTGATTGTCTTGCGTTTCCTCTTTAGGGTCTTCAGCTGTGTCCCGCTGCGCTTCCTGCTCAGCAAACTGTCCACCTGCGACCAGCTCAGCTACAGAACCGAACACCTGAAGACGCTGAGCTCCGCCCAGCCGGCCGCCGGACACCGGCCGTTCATGAGGTGATGTCAGCTCGCCGGGGGGGCGGTTTCCCTGGAGATCTCGTCCGGGTGACGATGTCCCTCCCGTCCCTGCAGGAAGGCCAACGTGCTGGTGTCGGTCCTGCTGGACgtgtccctcggcctgctgCTCGTCTGGTGGCTCTACAGAGACGACCACATCGCCATGTTGGCCGGCGCGCTGCTGCCGGCGGCCGACGTGAGGCTCGGCCTGAAGGCCGATGTTTCAGTTCATTCTCATTTGCAACGATGACGAAGACGTTTGTGTGATTCCCGGCTGACGGTTCCGGTACCGACAGACAGCAGCCCGTTCTGTGTCTGTCGGGCCTCGCTGCTCTTTGAACCCCTCCCGTGAGCGCTTGGAATGTCCTGAGCGgcgcttcctgtcctcctcagcACGTCtcgaaggagctgcaggagctgctgcagtggCTGATGGGAGCTCCTGCTGGGCTGAAGATGAACCGGGCTCTGGACCAGGTCCTGGGTCGCTTCTTCCTGTACCACATTCACCTCTGGATCAGTGAGTCGCAGCGTAAACCACGCATTGTGTCGCTCTGGTGCCCCCTGGAGGCTGTGAAGGCTAACTGCACCCCCGCGTGTTGCAGGCTACATCCACCTCATGTCTCCGTTCGTCGAGCGGATCCTGTGGTACGGGGGCCTGTCGGCCTGCCTGGGCCTGACCTTTGCCCTCTCGCTGCTCTCTGACATGGTCGCCCTGCTGACCTTCCACATCTACTGCTTCTACGTCTACGGCGCCAGGTGAGGCCGGCCTCTttgagaccgggggggggggggggggctgtagatCTGTGGCGACGTAGGAAGAGAGATGACTAAATAATGCATCTGTTCTAA from Brachionichthys hirsutus isolate HB-005 chromosome 16, CSIRO-AGI_Bhir_v1, whole genome shotgun sequence includes these protein-coding regions:
- the pigq gene encoding phosphatidylinositol N-acetylglucosaminyltransferase subunit Q: MVLKVFFPQCCNRADSGLLVGRWIPAHDSAVVLAVIHYPFIPGQVKQYIQQMQARSLVELSVLGSWSLPKEDQEGMESFLRDLSTVFPQQRWLQVRREVGKMGFTCQVLDQDQNGRADRQQTEEKNKRLEVAGEEDEEEKVIFIHYEQRKVMLSQLHPVEVPDAEAGPSSELRQVFQTVARSRPLFVLDKYDDGPLKSTHWQSEGREASIIVELLKQASVPLCLLLSWLLSVWTWIRKVRVFSCVPLRFLLSKLSTCDQLSYRTEHLKTLSSAQPAAGHRPFMRKANVLVSVLLDVSLGLLLVWWLYRDDHIAMLAGALLPAADHVSKELQELLQWLMGAPAGLKMNRALDQVLGRFFLYHIHLWISYIHLMSPFVERILWYGGLSACLGLTFALSLLSDMVALLTFHIYCFYVYGARLYCLKVYGLSSLWRLFRGKKWNVLRQRVDSCSYDLDQLFIGMLLFTILLFLLPTTALYYLVFTLLRLLVVLLQGVLHLSVDLINSFPLFAVALRVCRSYRLAEGVKFRVLSEEPGTALHLLMEINPLQSSSVVQTYRIPTYSCYPKDSWGALLKKLFVGELIYPWRHKTTKTD